The Juglans microcarpa x Juglans regia isolate MS1-56 chromosome 2S, Jm3101_v1.0, whole genome shotgun sequence genome has a window encoding:
- the LOC121253129 gene encoding uncharacterized protein LOC121253129: protein MGKRKRIPNPSDTQPPISSSPSSGTMPCSSGMELMSEEKPLHSVDSSELKTLASVLDITDGSMKLLNANPTTVNHHQSLGRSMFLKRSRHYYAHQYSRRNAANHANASTSRGKAASLRDERLSFKLATQCTPHTGYPPENMGKEIFRPDRLRSSSLVMDAASSDAVKMVCGFCQKPLRRRPYFLGSRLSSGELSVVAVLVCGHVYHAECLEQRTCLDDKRDPPCPLCLGSLSQDCDSGGHE from the exons ATGGGGAAGAGGAAGCGTATTCCAAATCCGAGCGACACCCAACCTCCCATTTCGTCCTCTCCTTCTTCAG GTACCATGCCTTGCTCCTCTGGGATGGAATTAATGTCAGAAGAG aaACCTTTGCATTCAGTTGACTCTAGTGAACTAAAGACTCTCGCTTCTGTCTTGGATATTACGGATGGTTCAATGAAATTACTAAATGCCAATCCTACTACTGTGAATCATCATCAGAGTCTTGGACGTTCAATGTTTTTAAAACGGTCCCGCCATTACTATGCTCATCAGTACTCGAGGCGCAATGCAGCTAATCATGCCAATGCATCAACTTCTCGTGGTAAAGCTGCTTCTTTGCGTGATGAGAGACTATCCTTCAAGTTGGCCACTCAATGTACCCCACATACTGGATATCCTCCAG aaaacatgGGGAAGGAAATTTTCAGGCCAGATAGACTTAGGTCTAGCTCCTTGGTAATGGATGCAGCATCATCAGATGCAGTGAAGATGGTATGTGGGTTTTGTCAGAAGCCATTGAGACGGAGACCTTATTTCCTTGGAAGTAGACTGTCTTCTGGTGAACTCTCTGTGGTGGCAGTTTTAGTTTGTGGTCATGTTTATCATGCAGAATGCTTGGAGCAGAGAACATGCCTCGACGATAAACGTGACCCACCCTGTCCTCTGTGTCTGGGATCGCTCTCTCAGGACTGTGACTCGGGTGGACATGAGTAA